The genomic region AGTCTAAAGTATAAATTGCTATTTTCTTTTATACTCTTAATATTAGTggaatattaaactaaattgacctttatttcagattttttttttttttgacaactatttcagtatttcttattttaaagtagaaaatagaaaatataataaagataGTCTATTGTTTTAATTAACACAATAGCAgttttataagaatataaaagaaaagttaaaaattagtaattttattcagaatataaaagaaaatagaaaatatattaaagaagcaaaaaaagaagttatTGGGCTATATACCTGAGACACAATAGTAGTTTTTAGTACGGGTccataataaatatttcttcACGATAAGGCCCAAGAAATGTCGTTGTCGagtaatacaaatatatatatgatcagcTCGAAAACCCTAACACTGAGATCACGCACTAGTTTCAGCTTATTGCAGCCGTCGGAAGAAACAGCAGAGAAAACTAATCAGCCATGGGTAACCCCCCTAGTGTTGTTTATGCTACAGCTAACCAAATCGTTTCATTTtgtgaattatatatttttttgcctATGGATCTTTTAACGATGTGTATTTATTGATCTCAGGAAAAGTACACGGATCTTTGGCACGTGCCGGTAAAGTAAGAGGACAGACACCGAAGGTAGCGAagcaagacaagaagaagaaacccagAGGCCGTGCTCACAAGCGTCTCCAGCACAACCGCCGTTTCGTTACCGCCGGTAATTTATCCATCCTTTTGTCCATACGAGTAGCAATTTAAATACTTTGCTGATTTTATTAGGCTTTGTTAGTCTACTGTAATTATAAAAGGTTTGTTATAGTGACACTTGCACTCGTTTAGTTGAAATGAATTTGAATTGAGATTACTCTAAAATTCAATAGTAGCTCTTAGTTTAGCAGATGACAATGTCTCATTGTTTGAAATGGTTTAATTACATTGATTTATATGTTGGGTAATGGATTTTTTGCAGTTGTTGTTTTCGGTAAGAAAACAATGGTTTTATTACATTGATTTATATGTTGGGTAATGGATTTTTTTGCAGTTGTTGGTTTCGGTAAGAAGAGAGGACCCAACTCTTCTGAGAAGTAGAAGATTGATAGATATGCCTGTGAAAGCCGTCTCATTTGGCTAGTTTGTAACCTTTTAATATTTCCTTTTCGTTTGTATTAGTCATGTTGCTTTGGTACTTAAACTTTATGTGTTTTGATTCCAATCTATGAAATACACGATTTTAGTTTGAATCTGATGGTCAGCTTCCAACACGTACCAACCAATGGTTTAACATTGTCTTTATATTCTAAAACAAAGAACCTTGCAAGGGTCTTTTATAgttggatatataatatatccaaTTCACTATGAACCAGTAATAACTTAATAACCAATGATTACAAGTTGTAATAAAACCAGACGGTGTTGTTTCAAAGTTCGTCATGAAAGCCTTTGGATGAGTAGGACTCTTTAGAGGCCTTGTCATTGAGGTACTGTACTGCCATCGATGCATGCATTGCAGCACCGTACGGAAGCGCATCTTCATTAACTCTATAAAGCGATGAGTGAGGAGATGCATAACTTTTTGTCTCATCTTGCATCCCAATGAACGAGAAATGGCCAGGGATGGCTTCTGCAAAGTAGGAGAAGTCTTCTCCTCCCATTATAGGCGGTGCTTCCACAAAGGACTCTTCGCCCAGCAAATCTCTGACCATGTTCTTGAACTGCTTGTGTAAGGTCATATCGTTCACTGTCGGTGGGACTGGTTCTTTACCTTCTGGTGTTAGATTCACTGATGCATTGCACCGGTTAACTGTTGCTTGGTTTGTAATAACCTAGAATCACAAGATGAAACCGGGGTTTGGTTAAACCGGGAAAATCTAACAAATGTGCAAATCTTGAATCACATCTCACCTCTTTGACTCTTTCTTGAAGCTGCGAATAACCGCTAAAGGCTCGGAGAGTTCCTCCTATTGTGATTGAATCAGGGATGACATTGAAGGCATTACCTCCATGAACCTTAGAAACTGTAACCACCTAGAGAAAAAATGACTTGTGTTAGAAGAAAAGCCAAGACCAAAGTAGATGAAACCTAAGAAAGGGAACCTTTGAATCCAAAGGGTCGGTTTCACGTGAAACAACATGCTGAAGACTTAGGACGACGCTTGAAGCTGCAATAATCGGGTCTATGGTGTGTTGTGGGATGGCAGCATGACCTCCTTTGCCAGTTATTACAGCCTCGAAGAATCCAGATCCCGCTAGCAAGGAACCTGCACGTGAAGAGGTTTTGCCCAAGGGAACCTGGTTGGTAAGATGAATACCGAAAATGGCTTCGACATGCTTCAACGCTCCTTCTTCTATCATCTTCTTTGCTCCGGCGAAAACTTCTTCGGCTGGCTGGAAGATAAGCACCACAGTTCCCTAacggaaaaaaaacaaaagtattagATTGAATGATTGTGCATATACATGGTCTTAGGTTAGTGATACTGATGAACGCCAAGGGATATAGCAGCATATAAAGTGTTTATGAAACCTGCAAATTGTGGCGATGTTCTTGAAGCATTTTGGCAGCACCAAGAAGCATAGCGACGTGACCATCGTGTCCACAGGCGTGCATTTTACCAGGAACTTTGCTCTTGTGCTCCCATTCAACAGCTTCCTGAAGTCAATAACCAATCAGAATTTATAGTATAGTTGTGAACTTATGGAAATGATTTATGACTGGTCATAATTACCatctggaaaaaaatcaaactaaaagagacctaaataattaaactagaccgaaactttataaatatctgaaagatttctatatttttcatatctgaaatacataaaaaataaattatatttgtaaacacagttaataattcaattaaaatatccaaaaatatttgaaaaaccAACAATTTGAATTACACAAAACTTATTCAGAAATATCTAAAACAATTCAAAATTAACCTATATTTTATTTGAGTTATCTGAAACTTGAACCGAAATAGAATCAAACAGAATCTAGATTGTTTTTGGAAATTAACTGGTTCATATTTGACTCGATTCACTACTTAAACCGATCTAAACCAAATTTCCAGTTAAATGGTCCTAATACACTCTCTTATCCGAACTATCCAgtaacaaaaaacaaacaaataacaCAGCACCTGCATAGGTAACGCATCCATATCAGCTCTTAGCGCAACGAACGGCGCTTCTCCCGTGCCGATGTAACCAACAACGCCGGTGATAGCGACTGGATACCTGTACTTAACTCCCATCAGGTCTAGCTCCGACCTGATGAGTTTACTTGTCTCGAACTCCTCGAAGCCCAGCTCCGGATGCTCGTGGAGTTTCCTTCTGATTCTCACCATCCAATCGAAAACCTCCGGACTTTTGGCGAGCTCGAGGAACTTCGTCGGCGTTCGAGACGCATCACCGGTGATCCGTGAAGATTCAGATGAAACGTGGAGtagaaggagaagatggaaagtcAGAGTGAAGAGCAAAAAGTTGTTGATAGCCATGGGAGAAACAAGCCGAGAAGTTTCTGAATGTTGATTGACTGATGAAGATGAGAGAGTACGACGAGACTGTGACGAAGTCGTgatattatttacatataaaaaatgtttgttaTTGATTGGACTAATTAGAATATTGGGTTGTTGTGCTATCgacaataaagaaaaaaaaacagtggtTGGAGACTTTTGTAGggattatatatgtgtattaacATTGAACAATGATTTTATAGTTCAATACAATTAGAGTTTTTCACTCTAGTCGACGTTAAAGTAAAGTTATATTGGTGCAAAAtcagaaaatgataaaaaaaaaatcttaacatgtgaccaaaacaaagaaaagattgTTTCATTTATTCATAAATCACAATCATATGATATGTGGAGTGTGAAAAAGTTACAAAACAACACATATAAAAGAAGAGAACAAAGATGTGTTTCACAAACTCTTACAATTATTTCACTTCCGGCATAATTTTTCAGAAACCCCTGAATATGTATATGATGCCTGAAAGTTCTCTAACcaaagcttctttttttttttaactttcactTAGTTATCTCTTTAGTCACCGGAGGTATATCAACAACTCCGTTACATATTTCACCGTCAGTAGGAGGCGCCTTCTCTTTCTTGGCCTCAGATATATCCTTAGGGCCCAAGAAACTTGGTTGATTAGTAGAAGACAACAGCCTTGCCCACATTCTATCCGTAATCACCACTTTGTTCTGTTTCTCTGTTATCCTCTGCATACAAAAACATAAAGATCAATCAAGGCCATCCAACGAGACCAGTGTCTGTCAAGCTTACTCATATTGATTACAACTTACGTAGAAAGGGATGTATGTTTGTCTTCCATGGACAAGACCACTAGTGTAGCCAGTGTAACCAGCCATTGCACCATGAACCGCACTCTGAGCAAGAAGTGTACAGTATACATTGTCTGCCGCATTGCTTGGAATCGCCCTGATCATGTATGTAGGATCTAAAAGCCAGAAACAAGAACTGCCATTAAAATAAACCTAAATACAAGTagatgaaaaataagaaaaaagggTAATGATCTTTGTTACCAATATATTTGAGGTTCATAACCATCTTGATCTTCTTGAAATGATCCTGTAAAAATACTATTGATGAGTTTTCATTGTCATGAGATAAGAGAAGGTttttgagtctttttttttttgttttgttcaccTTGATGCTCTGTGATAGCCACAAGCCGACATCTTTGAGAAGCTTGTTACCAGACGCGTCCTCAAGAGTGTTAGACTCCATGCTTTTGGACATCATTTCTTGTCCTGCTCCTTCAGCAAGAACAATCACCATGTGACCATGCTCCTTGAGCCGTTTCTCTATGTACTCAAAGAGTCCACCTTCTCCTTCAAGGTAAAATGGTGACTCCGGAATCAAGCAGCAATCAACATCTCTGCTTGCTAATGTAGCATACATCGCTATAAAACCTGTAAGTAATTCATCAAATAGTATATAATCATTAACATCTCTAAAGGTGCTTTAACTGTAATAATGTTCAAAGCAATACACACAAgaagagataaaaaaaacttaccacTGTGACGACCCATAAGCTTAACAAAACCGATACCATTCTCATTACTCTCAGCTTCAACATGTGCTGCGTTGATAGCTCGTTGAGCTTCCTCCACAGCAGTGTCAAACCCAAAAGATCTATCTATTACTGGTATATCGTTATCGATCGTCTTGGGTATTCCAACCACAGCAACTTTAAGTCCACGTCTCCTAATCTCCTACATGGTTTAattatacacaaatctattcaTGTTGATTTGTTAAAGcttacaaattaatatatattccgATGATTGTTACCTCATATATTTTTGAAGCTCCTCTCTGTGTTCCGTCTCCACCAATAATGTAAACCTGGTTGATTCCTCGATCTTGGATGCTATCAACAATCTTTGTGGTATCATGTCCACCTCGTGAGGTACCGATGATTGTTCCTCCGCGTTTATGGATATCGTTCACGACTTTAGAGTTCAAAGGGATCGTGTTCTTGGCATAGAATCCCTTGTATCCACCCTGTTACATATGAGAATCCATTAGGACAATTAGTTGCAAAAACTCAAACTCATGTAGACGAAGAGAtcataaatattatgtttttcacAAAGCTTGCTTACATCGATTCCAAGGATTCTCTTTACTCCATACATGTATGATAAGCTGCTCACGAGTTCTCTAATCACGGTATTGAGACCGGGACAGAGACCTCCACATGTAACAATGCAAGCATGGACTTCATCTGACTCGAAGTAAACCTTTTGGCGTGGACCAGCGCGTCTGAAATGGATTCCTCTTGGACCATCTTTGTGGACTATAATCTGaataacaagaacaaaaatAGAACATTATGACATAATAAATCATCTAAATACCATTTTTCAAGCAGGGTAAAGAAGGATTTTGCTTGATGAATTTACCTTCTCAGGTACAGTATCTTCTGTATCAACAAAGTATTGCctgacaaacaaacaaaaaaaatcaaaacacaaaactaTGAACCCTTTATGCAGTGAAAATCACTGGAGGTCATTAGCTCAGCTGGACTTGATTTATGGTCATTGTGTTAAAGGGTCTCCGGTTCGAGTGAACATTGGGacgaaactaatattatatgttGTGGTTTCGGTCCTGAACCCATGAAATTCAAGAAATACTTACTGGATAGGTGAAAAATACTTACTTAACCACTGAGTAAGCTGGATTGTCTTTTAATGGATTTTGATAAGTCTGCAAATAACATATATACCGTGAAAGCATATCAAAACTACAGAGCCCAAAGCAAAAGACTCATCCATTGTTAAGAGACGATATTAGATACGATCTCTTTGTGAAGATTGGAGAATATTCCTTTTTAACTTTACAAATCAATAAAACAACAACCAGAGATCAAAGTGCAACGTACAGGAAGGTCAGGAAGATAATCGATGAGATGCGGAACGTCTTGTAGTATATAACCACCAGAACCGTTGACGATCTTCGGACTAGACATAATCAGAAGATGTAAGAGTGTGTGAGAGACGAAGAACTTTTCTCGCTTTTTTTAGACGGGTAATCTGATCACACAGGTGGTTGGCctcaaataaaacttttaaacatGAGTGTGTTATATGCAGTTGGGTACAGGATTctcgtgtatatatataaaatgcagGAAAAGAAGAACTTTCAAAGGAAAAGATTATTCACAGTtcagtttcaaacaaaaaaaaaagattattcacAGTATTCTAGAACAGTTTAAATTTTCCATCTATGGACATAGTTGACTTGGGGGCTTgtaaaataagtaatttaagttaactatttgtaaaatagtattttatcctctctttttttttttggaacactaaaatagtattttattcaTTCGTTTCAAATAGTGCCGTTTAACATCTTATggaatttaaagaaaaaatattcaatatttttaaaagttactaTTTAAAGAAACATTGTTTTTtgataaaagtataaaatataattttttgataaaactataaaatatttctttcaatctaattttctttatagttaaaattttattttaaaataaataaaattagtgtttttaacaattaaaaataagagGTTGCGTCTTGACCGGTTCCACCTTTTGTATTTTCTACTAAAGCATGTCTGTTTCAACGTTGAAGGGATATTCCGACGATAAAGAAGCATAAtctcttaattaaaaaaaagaagacaaatcaGTTTTTATGTGCCGACTATCTCTGTTCTCTGATTGGTAAAATATCAGAGGACTGGAGTAAAATGGTGAAACCAAAAAGCAAATGCAAAGTTATATGGACCCACTTTAATGAGCGATATATTTCCATCTTCTATTAGTTGAGAAAAGAGTTGCGccagaaaaaaactaaaacacatgataacaaaaaaaaaatttactctaCATATAGTGGGTCCAGCGTAAATGGTTTTACTCCGTTTTGCGCTGATATGTTTACCAatcaaacacttttttttttgaaagctgGTTAAACTATCTCTGTTTTACGTTTGTATATTTGTTTAGGATAGTTTTCTCGAATCTTTGTGCCTTATTTTTTTGGGATGTCATCATGTCATGTATCAGGCAACTATTGCTGCTTACAAAGAGATAatctgattttaaaatttgtagaaTCCAAAAAGAGTTGACGAAAGCCTATAAAGTTCATAATTCTATTGCTTACtcgttttaaataaattaaatatcaattgtatataattaatttaaataaagtaAACTATACTCGTGAAACCGTATGAATCATCGAGTTTTCTGGAATCGACTATTCTGTGGTCAActgaaaataatgaaatttcCCACCGAACCAGAATAAAAACTACTAGTAGAAAATGTGTATTGTTTCTTTTGAGCcattatttctgttttttttctatgtacgatttctaatattattttttagttttcattaaaataaaatatttttataattgccATTTCAACTTTTTGTCTAActgtttcatttattttaaaataaagtcgtataattttatttatttgttaagacttatgatttaactaaataaagagaaatatttcttccaaaataatttagtacactattttcttaataaattttgaaataaacaaaaagaaataaaatataaaagtacaaaattataaaactttgattttattggatattttaaaCCAAATTAATGACTTTTACTAATACCACTCCATAACAAATAATGGGAATGATTGGTAGAGgctttctattttttactctaagatttaggttttagatttttatctttggctttagtttattttgatgTAGAGAATTTTTAGAGCACTGCATAAAATCTCTAGAGAAAGTGCTgtctaaatttaatatattttcttttataatgttttggctttcgatttaattttgaaaataaaaatatgattgattttaCAAAAGACAGTAGAAATTAAAATTGCTCTCCACAGTTCTTACAGCCTCTACCGATCGCCTCCAAAATATCTCACCCTTTAAGCTGACTGATTTTCCAGGATTTCTTTCAAATGTGCCTTCCCACAAGTCCTTTTTTAAAGTATCCAAGTTTATGTTACTATGAAATCATTTCagctttctttttcattttttgtgaAATGGTAGTAGTATGAAGATGGAAAGATATTTTAAGAAAAGGTTAAACCTGTATATAGTGTTTTGTTATTCATCAAACAaatctttacttttttttttttaaatattcattaaaCAAATCTTTCCATTTTCCTTAAAATTGATTTGagttttatgtttattattatttttctctctcttaagtttttttaaatcatttaccAACAGTATCACATACTCAAtctgtttaaaaaatatatttatttgagaat from Raphanus sativus cultivar WK10039 unplaced genomic scaffold, ASM80110v3 Scaffold3554, whole genome shotgun sequence harbors:
- the LOC108845730 gene encoding ATP-dependent 6-phosphofructokinase 7 yields the protein MSSPKIVNGSGGYILQDVPHLIDYLPDLPTYQNPLKDNPAYSVVKQYFVDTEDTVPEKIIVHKDGPRGIHFRRAGPRQKVYFESDEVHACIVTCGGLCPGLNTVIRELVSSLSYMYGVKRILGIDGGYKGFYAKNTIPLNSKVVNDIHKRGGTIIGTSRGGHDTTKIVDSIQDRGINQVYIIGGDGTQRGASKIYEEIRRRGLKVAVVGIPKTIDNDIPVIDRSFGFDTAVEEAQRAINAAHVEAESNENGIGFVKLMGRHSGFIAMYATLASRDVDCCLIPESPFYLEGEGGLFEYIEKRLKEHGHMVIVLAEGAGQEMMSKSMESNTLEDASGNKLLKDVGLWLSQSIKDHFKKIKMVMNLKYIDPTYMIRAIPSNAADNVYCTLLAQSAVHGAMAGYTGYTSGLVHGRQTYIPFYRITEKQNKVVITDRMWARLLSSTNQPSFLGPKDISEAKKEKAPPTDGEICNGVVDIPPVTKEITK
- the LOC130506683 gene encoding 40S ribosomal protein S30, producing the protein MGKVHGSLARAGKVRGQTPKVAKQDKKKKPRGRAHKRLQHNRRFVTAVVGFGKKRGPNSSEK
- the LOC108847461 gene encoding IAA-amino acid hydrolase ILR1-like 2 — encoded protein: MAINNFLLFTLTFHLLLLLHVSSESSRITGDASRTPTKFLELAKSPEVFDWMVRIRRKLHEHPELGFEEFETSKLIRSELDLMGVKYRYPVAITGVVGYIGTGEAPFVALRADMDALPMQEAVEWEHKSKVPGKMHACGHDGHVAMLLGAAKMLQEHRHNLQGTVVLIFQPAEEVFAGAKKMIEEGALKHVEAIFGIHLTNQVPLGKTSSRAGSLLAGSGFFEAVITGKGGHAAIPQHTIDPIIAASSVVLSLQHVVSRETDPLDSKVVTVSKVHGGNAFNVIPDSITIGGTLRAFSGYSQLQERVKEVITNQATVNRCNASVNLTPEGKEPVPPTVNDMTLHKQFKNMVRDLLGEESFVEAPPIMGGEDFSYFAEAIPGHFSFIGMQDETKSYASPHSSLYRVNEDALPYGAAMHASMAVQYLNDKASKESYSSKGFHDEL